Proteins encoded together in one Entomobacter blattae window:
- the purE gene encoding 5-(carboxyamino)imidazole ribonucleotide mutase: MSSSSLSAFSSFPQIGIIMGSQSDWATMQHTAQVLTSLDIGFEIRIVSAHRTPDRLRDYALTAEERGLKVIIAGAGGAAHLPGMCAAWTHLPVLGVPVKSRILSGVDSLLSIVQMPAGIAVGTLAIGEAGAVNAALMAASILSLSSPGLTEKLKTWRAQQTHNVGETPS; the protein is encoded by the coding sequence ATGTCCTCATCCAGCCTTTCGGCCTTTTCTTCTTTCCCCCAAATTGGGATTATTATGGGTAGCCAATCTGACTGGGCTACCATGCAACATACAGCCCAAGTGCTCACCAGCCTTGATATTGGCTTTGAAATCCGGATAGTCTCAGCCCATAGAACCCCTGACCGGTTGCGCGATTACGCCCTAACCGCTGAAGAACGGGGCCTTAAAGTTATTATTGCCGGCGCAGGAGGCGCTGCCCACCTACCGGGTATGTGTGCCGCCTGGACCCATCTACCTGTATTGGGTGTGCCCGTTAAATCCCGAATACTTTCAGGGGTGGATAGCCTACTCTCCATCGTGCAAATGCCTGCAGGAATTGCTGTGGGCACATTGGCAATTGGTGAAGCAGGCGCTGTTAACGCAGCACTTATGGCAGCTTCCATTCTTTCCCTTTCTAGTCCTGGCTTAACTGAGAAGCTGAAAACATGGCGCGCCCAACAAACGCACAATGTGGGGGAAACCCCTTCATGA
- a CDS encoding YdcH family protein gives MYLNRDILLNRLHELRSEHRDLDTVINRSIHHVPADQLHLQRLKKRKLLLKDEITRLENYIIPDNIA, from the coding sequence ATGTATTTAAATCGTGATATCCTGTTAAATCGACTCCATGAGCTTAGAAGTGAACATAGAGACCTAGATACTGTCATCAACAGGTCTATCCACCATGTCCCGGCAGACCAACTCCACCTTCAGCGTTTAAAAAAGCGTAAACTCCTTTTGAAAGATGAAATTACCCGGCTGGAAAATTATATTATTCCCGATAATATTGCCTAA
- a CDS encoding YdcH family protein: MTMTINGRIQALQDRHDKLDENISHEEGRPAPDENLLVKMKMEKLRLKDEIEQLRRQMH; the protein is encoded by the coding sequence ATGACGATGACAATTAATGGACGCATTCAGGCTTTGCAGGACCGTCACGATAAACTTGATGAAAATATCTCACATGAAGAAGGGCGCCCCGCCCCCGATGAGAATTTGCTTGTGAAGATGAAAATGGAAAAGCTCCGGCTGAAGGATGAAATTGAACAATTGCGTAGGCAGATGCATTAG